The window CATTCCCACGCCCGCCTGTAGTCGTCTCGCTGCATCATCCCCAAGTGTTCCCAGATGATGATATCTCCCGCGTCGTCGACGAAGGAGAAGTCGGGCCGAAGCCGTCCCGGTGCCTGCGTGCCATCGAGCGGTCTCTCGTAAGCGTAATTGAGGCCTGTCCGAAAGAGATGATTCGCGATAACAAGTTCGGATTTGCTCCGAACCATCTCTCCCCGACTGGTCCTGTGGATTAAGTGCTCGGCATAGGGGACTCCGTCCAGTTCGCGACGGACTCCCGCACTGAATAGGTTGGAGTTCCTTCGTGCGGTTTCCGACCGTTCGGGTCTGGTTAGGTCATACAGGAAACTCGCGTCAGTTCCCTCCACGAACAGAACCATGTGACGTTTTGCACGCGTGAGCGCGGTGTACAGCAACTCGCGCGACATGAGGCGACAGTGCTTGGGAAGCACGACAAATACTGTACCGAACTCGCTGCCCTGCGACTTGTGTACCGTCAGTGCATACGCGAGTTCGAGTGGGGCTGCGCCGTCCCGAAAGCCCCTTGCCGAGAAGCCAAATCTTACATCAGGTCTGCCGGCAAACGCGACGTTCAGGAATTTCTTCCTAGCTTCGCCCGACGCTGGAGCAGCGACGCCGATCTCGCCGTTGGCCAGATATTCTGAGACCGGCTCTTTCGCCGCGCCGTCCCATCCCTTTTGAGTGCCATTGCGAACTAGGATGACTTTGTCTCCCCACACAATCTGCTCATCGCCGAGACTGAGCCCTCCCCGTTCCTGCACGACCCTCAACTGCTCAGCGCGGAAGCGTCGTTGAAGAAGGCGATTCAGATCATACACTCCGTACGGATGAAGGCGTACCGGAGACAGAATCTGAAACCGCTCCGCACCGTCATGATCTGCGAACGGTACCCAGCCTTCAGGAGTTAGGCCCAGGGCAGCGTTGAAGCCCTTCACGTCGGTCGGCCCGACCAGCCCGAGCTGCGCCACCATCTGCTCGTCTAGCCGCTGACGAAGCTCTCCAGGGCTCTGCCAGAAGACAACAGAAAGGTCGTTCAACGCGGCGCCGAGTTCTAGGTCACTGAGGACTCGGTCGGCGTCCACTGGTTGCAACTCTCGCGTATACCAAGAGGCAAGTCGCAGGGAATCGGACGGCGCTCCTGCCGCCGTTCGGAGTTCGACCGTGAGGCGTGCGAGCGCTTGCCCGTTAGCGTCGTTCTTCTCACGCAAAGAATCGAGATGCGCAACGAGATCGGCGAAGGGTCGACCCACGCCGATGGGCGGTAGCTGGTTCGGGTCGCCAACGAGTATGATCCTCTGAACATGCCCTAGATCGAGAGCGGATAGCACGGCGTAGAGGTCGTCGAGGGTGAGCATGGAGCACTCGTCGATCACAACCGTCGTCTCCTTGCGGTAGGTGCTCGCCCCGACGAATAGCGGTCTCTGCCGCAGGCCGTCGTAGCGACCTAGCTGATTCAGGAACTGCGCTACAGTCATCGCGGTTTGGTTCGTCTTCTGGGTCAGACGAACACGGGCCTTACCTGTTGGGGCTAGGAACAGGATGCCACTGTTTGCAAGCTGTTTTGACTTCAGTAGAGCGCCCAACACGGTCGTCTTGCCGGTTCCTGCTCTCCCAACAAGCGCCGTCAATCGGCGACTGGTCACAGTCTTCAGGGCAGCCGCTTGTTCAGCAAGAGCTTGGCGGTGCCGTGGACTGTGCGCATCAACGCTTCCGCCGCCCTCGGTGATCGACTCAACTATTAGGCGTTCCCAGTCCTCGTCCGGTGACGGAATTCCCTTTTCCGAGCGCCTCGACAGTAGCGATGATAGCTTCGCTTCACGGCGCTCAATCTCATCAAGCTGCAAACACGGCAACCGAGCGTCCGTAGGCTCGCCGGCGATTACGGACAAGACCCTGATCTCTTCTGCAAGAGGTCCCTCGTTACCGGCTAGCCAATCTGAACTTACAACGCACGGGTGCGCGAGATTGAGTGACCCGAGTCGCCCCAACGCCTCAGGCTGGCTCAGCAATGCATCGCCGTCGGCGGCGGCCCTTCGCAGCACCGTCACGAGCGCGCCGCGCACACGACGCCAATCACTTGGCGAGCCAACTGCTGACGGTTCGTCGACTGGATGCCTCGCCGCAATGGTTACATCAGGCATCAGCCCTCGGTCCACTACGCCCATCGAGACCGGTTGCTCGCGCTCATCACCAAGGTCGAGTTCGACGATGCGGTACGGATTCGCGAGAATAGCGGCGTCGTCCACCGAGGTTCTACTGGACTTCTGTCTTTCTATTGGGTTGAACCACCGCGTTGCTTGGCGCGGGCTCAGGTTAATGCGCGACAGAAGTGTAAGGAGCGAGCGGCGTTCTGCTGACAGCTGGACCCAGGTCGCTCTCACTGCCTTCAGGTCTGCGGCGTACGCCTGCTGTGGCGGTGGCTGTGTGCCTCGCAGAATGGCGTCTAGTATGGGCCACGGATTATCGCCGCTCCTGACAGCGCCTCCGGCACATAACTCCAGAAACAGCGAGGTGCCGAGGCGCATTCCAAAGGCCTCAAGAGCCGCTCCCGTTCCAGGAAAGGCACCGCGATCCGTCCAAGCGCGCGCAATTTGCGCGTTGAGCCATTCTTCCCGCTGTTGCCACGGGCCTGGTGCGACCCCATGCGCGCGAATCTTTCTGACCGCCTCCAAACACTGCACTAGAGTCGAGAGTGTTACGTCAGCTGTTGATAGCGCCCCCGCATACGAAAACGACATGATGTCGCTCGAGTCTGGTACAACAGCTATTTCCCGCAGTAGAGAAGCGCGACGCTCGTCTTCCGCGGGGTCATCGGTGGGGGTGAGATAGTCGTGATACGGAAGTAGAAAGCCGTCGTGGCCAGTCGGTCGGATAGAGTGGCCGAACTGTCGGTCCCACAAGGGATATGAGAAGGGTCCGGTAGAGTCATACCATTGCAATGGGGCGATCGTCGTAATCGTGCCGACGCCGACGACCAGACGGCCGATAGTCTCTCCGAGCGGATGCCCGCTCTTGGTATAGAAGGAGACGAGCGAAGAGCCGGGCGTTAGTCGACTGAAGAAGAGTTCGCAGAGAGCCTCCTGCCGCTCGCGGCCGAACACCCAGGGGCTGTAGAAAGGCGGTTCCTGGTCTGGTGGAAGAGTATCCGCGATCTCCTCATCGATCCGCGCTTGACTCTCACGGAGCATCCAGTTGAACGGGACTGCGAACGAAGAGAAGGGACTCACCCGTATCTGGGTTTGTCGAAGATGGCCGTGAGTCTGCTGCGTCGATCTGCTGTTCTGATAAGGATGTTGCACCACGCGCCACCATTCATGCGCGTTCATAAATGCCGCTGACTCCGCTCGGCAGGGCGGAAGACTGGTCGGCTCGAGGTCTGCGAACGAGCGCCCCGACACGGCATCCTCGGCTGTCTCATCGCGCTCTAGCCGAATACGATCGAGATCAACGCAGAACGCATTGGCAGATGGCTTAAGGCATACCGATCCGTTCCAGCGATTATCATGCCACGCGACTCGCACATTGAGATGATTCAACGGATTGGCCTCAGTTCGAGAAACACCCCGGATCGCGGCTCGCTTCGAGCCGTGGCGAAGTTGTATCCGCCGCGACGAACGAAAGCGTCCGCACTGCTGCGGCGCTCTTCGGTCGTTACATCATTGCGCACTATTCCAACTTTTCGGAGGCGCTTGGGGGCAGTCATGGCTGAGGCTAAGGTCGATCAATCGAGATCCGATTGTCCGGCCTACTTTCACATGAGCAGCTCCGAGGACCTCGAAACGCGAACGTGCGCGCCACCGCCGCTTGAATCGAAGCTCTCTGCCTGACGCGAACGATGCTGGCTCACGCCTCTGTGGGCACTTCAGGTTCATCGTACTACTTCGGGATAGATCTGCCTCGGAGTCTTGCAAGACTTTGCAAGGTGGAAGCCAAAGCCTCGCGGATGTTGGCGGGCTTTCATCAGGATGCTTGGAAAGAACCCGAGAAGCGCTTCTGCCTGCTTCGCACGCGGCTCGCGTGGCCACGGCTCCCCGAGGAAGAACGCAGTCAAACCGGATTCATGCCAGGCCCGCCTGTTCGCTGGGTGTGTGCTGATCCTCGAGTCACCAGAGATGATGATCCAGTCTCCTTCCTGTGCCAATTCTGAGATCCAATTCGGATCCGGAGTGTCTGCAGGAAACCGATCAAGCAGATGACAAAACTCGTGGCCCTCCGACTCGTAGTAGAGCCGGAGGGCCTTGGCATGAAGCGGACTAACGTTGTTGTCTAGGAAGAACCTCACGCCGCGAAACTCCGCTCGAACCTCACGGCGTCCGCCACAGCGCGAAGCGGAACCCGATACATTCGCGCGGCAGACCGTTGACTCCGCTCAGCGCGCGCGGCCAGAGCCAGCACCCGTGTCTGCACACTGCCGTCCATAACGATTGGAGCCCCGAATGCGCGACGCGGGTCAATAACCACACGAAGTTGTCGGACGGGCTGCCAGAGCCGCGGTCTGTCAAACTCGTCGAACTCAACGCCGGCAAACAGGAACCGTGAGACGATCCTATGGATCTCCCATTGATTCATCACCAAGTCTAGCAGCTGATCCCCATCACCCCGGTGTGCGATCTCCGCGAGAATTGTGTGCCCATCCGTCTTGAAGCGCTTCGTCGAAAAGGGGTGCGTAGAGTCGATGAACTCGCCCACTCGCGCGGCGGCAATCCGGATTGATCTCCAGCTGACGCCTCGGTCTCGAAATGCATCGAGAAACCGCACTTCCATGAGATCGGCAAACGTAAGAGCGAGTTCTCCGACCTCCCTCGAAAGGTCAGCCCTAACGATGGGTTGGGATCGCTTGACGTCACCACGGTAGGAGTATGAGTAGCCCTCGAGCCACCGACGGATTCGCGAGCGAGGAATACGCGTCAGTCGCTCGGCGTCGGAAAGCGAATACAGACCTTGGCCGATGTACCTGAAGTTTGACTCTTTCACCATGCGGCTAAGTTTGCATGGGCCGCGCCTGGCTCGCCAGCGCTACGAGGGTGACTGTGCGCTCGTCGGCACGGGAGATCCCTGGACAGCCGGTTTCGCGTACTCCCCGCAAGAGCGCTTCTGCCCCGCTGCTACGAACCGAGCGCTGACGCTTGCCTGTCCGTCCCTTTGCTCCGCCAGTGGCACTGCCACTGACACTGGATGAAGCACGAGGCCCATAAGAAGATGCCCCACACAGCCCCAAAGCCATGTGGGACATCCTCTTACCGCATGGGAAGTCGAGGAGTTGAACCTCGGACATCAGGCTTCCCAGGACCCCGTTTCTGCGCACGATTTGTGCGCACACGTTCACTTCGTTCGCGCTAAACGAACATCCTGCTCAGTTTCGCGTCGCCGGATGCTCAAGAAACGCACCTCGAGGAACATCTTGCGCGCCCGGATGCAACTACCAGACGCTCAACGCGCAAGGCTGAAGCGCCTTACGAAAGGGGGTGCACAGCAGAATAGGGGGGCGGCTTAGCGAGAGACCAGCTTCGTCCGTACCATGACCTTGTGTTTCGCATCTCCACTCGCGGACGCCCACAAAAGGTGCTCTACCCGGACAACCTCGAGCGCTTGGTCCTTGAAGTCAAAGCCGACGTCTCCCCATCCTCGCGGCTCAATCAAGTCACGGCAATTGATCGACATGAATGGTGCGTCCGAGGAGAACGCGACTAGCACGACGCTGTCGTCGTCGGGCGGATAGATTTCGAGCGTGTAGCGAGGGTTCATTGCAGGGCTCTCGGTTGGTAGAACGATTGTGGAGTTGACGCCGCGAGTGACTGTGCGCGAAGAGCGCGATAGAGCTTGTGCGGAGAATATCCTCCCTAGTGCTCGCTTTCGCGAGATCTCATTAGACTCTCGCTTCTGAGACGCCCTGAGCCCTGTCAACACCATCCCAAGGTACCTTGGGGTGTGCAGGTGTCAGATACGAGCACGGCGAGGACGGTAAGCTCCCGTATCTGGTAGACCGCGGAGCGTCGACTTCCGGCGGGGACGTCACCTAGTAATCACGCCGCCGAGCTGTTTAGTAACTCTAGGAACTCCACAAGATGGGCAAGACGCCCCGCCGAGGTCATAGCGGAGAGCTCGCGCAAAGCCCGATGGGGTCAGCTTGCTGCCCCGATGTACGCACGGTAACTCGCGACTGTCAGCTTCAAGTCGTAAACTCATCGCTATGTTTCTCCGCGATCTCGACCCGCGCCCCCTCGCTGACACCGCACCGGCTGGAATACGGCCGGCTGAGCTTTTCCTCGGACGAGGTGACGGGCCGCTCCAGGTTGCCGTTTTCGAGGCATCGCGAAGGCCGACGCGACCAGAACTCCGCGAGCTGCACGAAGCGCGCAAGCGTGGCGGGGTGTCCCCCGTGCTCATTGTCGTCCTTCATACTGCCGGCCGAGCGGCGATAGCCACTCACACAGGCCTCGAGGAGAGACTCCTCGACGACATTGAGGCGTCGCAAGCTGAGCGGCTCTGCGCGGCTGCTCTGGCGGTGCCGGACCGGCACGCTGCGTATCGAGTTCTTGACCACGCGCTGGGCCAGTTTGCATCGCCGGTGCCCGGACTGCGCAATGCCGGCCTGTTCGCCATGCACGAGCTGGAGCGCGGAGTGCCGGTGCGCGGCGACTGGGCTGCAGCGTGCCAAAGCGCGTCGGCACTCCTGCCGACTAGCGGACGGGCCCTGATCGAGGGACTCGGCTACCGGATCGAGCAACTTCCCGGCCCCGCTGCGGTTCTCGTTGGAGGCGCGCGGCACGTAGCGATTGCGATCTTCCTAGAACGGCCAGACCAGATCGAACCGGTGTCGGAATCTTTCGGGCAGCTATCACCGATCTCGTACGCGCTCGCCAAAGCTGACGAGAAGAACTTGGACTACGTGATCGTGGCGGCCGGCCGCTCGCTGCGTGTATATCCGGTGAAGCCGGGCGTGGGTACGGGGCGCCGCGGTCGCACCGAGACGTTCATCGAGTTTGATCTCACGATGCTGCGAGAGGCGCAGGCGGGGTATCTGGCGCTCCTCGCGTCGGCGGCAGCGTTGGCAGACGGTGGCAGCTTCTCGCAGATCCTCGCGACCAGTCGGGAGTTCGCCGTCGCACTCGGAGAGCGCCTTCGCGACCGCGTCTATGCTGACGTGCTGCCAGGCCTGGCCGAGGCGATGGTTGTGGCGCGGCGTTTCCGCAATCCATCGCCGGAGAAGCTCGCTGAGACGTACGAGATGGCGCTGCTGGTGCTCTTCCGACTGCTGTTCGTGGCGTATGCAGAGGATAAGGAACTGCTGCCGCTGCATTCGAACCAGTCGTATCGGCAGCACTCGCTCAAGGAGATCGCGCTTCGACTCGTCCGCGAGCTGGCGGAGAACGCCGCCTACGGTCGTGAGGACTTCTACTGGACGGAGATTTCGCAGCTCTGGCGCGCGGTTGATCGAGGAAATCGTTCCTGGGGCGTGCCCGCCTACAACGGCGGCCTGTTTGCAACCGATAGTTCGCCGGCGGCTGCGAGGCTGTCGGAGATCAGCCTGCCAGACGAAGCATTCGTGCCTGCGCTTCGCGCGCTGCTGCTTGACGAGGCAGACGAGAAGGGGCTGGCGCCCATCGATTTCCGGTCACTTGGCGTCCGCGAGTTCGGCACCATTTACGAGGGGCTCCTCGAACAGGAGCTAGCAGTCGCGGAACGCGACCTGGGAGTCGATCGACAGACCGGCGCGTACGTGCCAACGGCCAGAGGCGTCCCCGTGGTGGTGTCCGAAGGGCGCGTGTACCTGCACAACGCGTCAGGCGCCCGCAAGGCGAGTGGCGCCTACTACACTAAGGACTTTGCAGTTGAGCATTTGCTCGAACACGCGCTTGACCCCGCGCTGGACGACCATCTCGCGCGCCTGAGTGCGAGTCTTGACGACCGCGAGAAGGCGGAGCACTTCTTCGACTTCCATGTGGCCGACATCGCCATGGGGTCGGGCCACTTTCTCGTCGCTGCGATCGACCACATCGAGCGCAAGTTGTCGGGGTTCCTGGCGAACCATGCGCTACCGGGCGTGCGCTCGGAACTCGAGCGACTTCGCCTTGCCGCTCGAGAAGCGCTAGGCCAGGAGTACCGGGGCGACGCGATCGAGGACACGCAGCTGCTTCGTCGGCAGATTGCGCGTCGGTGCATATTTGGCGTTGACCTGAATCCGCTGGCCGTCGAGCTCGCTCGATTGTCGATCTGGATACACACGTTCGTGCCGGGTCTTCCACTGAGCTTCCTTGACCAGAACCTAGTCGCCGGCAACTCGCTGGTCGGGATTGCGACATTTGACGAGGCCCAAGCGCTGCTTGGTGGCGGCGAGGATCTCTTCAGTCTCTCGGCTGAAGAACTCTTGGCTGGGTCACGCGAGCCCCTCGAACGGCTCGGACGCCTGTCAGATGCGACTGTAGCCGAGGTGAAGGAGGCGAAGGCACTCTATGCAAAGGCCCGGCTCGCCATCCGTCCGACCGCAGAACTGTTCACTATTCTGGCTGCGGCGCGGATCGACACACCTCAGCCGGGGGATACGGCGAAACAGCGTGAGGCGCGACTGTCCGGCGCGGTTGGCTCAGGTCTCTTGCAGTCCCTCAGGGCACGCCAGCGTGACGTGTTTATAGAGCGGGCCTGCAAGCGCGCAGACAACGTTCTGGATGGCTTGGCCCCGCTGCACTTTCCTGTGGCCTTTCCGAGCGTATTCGTTGGAGGTCGAGCAGGTTTCGACGTGATTCTTGGTAATCCACCTTGGGAAAAGGCGCGCGTGGAGGAGCTAGAGTTCTGGGGCCGTCATTTTCCCGGCGTACGTGCCTTGGGAACGGCAGACAGAAACCGGAAGCTTCGGGACATTCGCGAGTCGCGTCCAGATCTGGTCGAGAAACTCGAACGGGAGAAACGAAGCAGCGAGACCTTTCGCGAGGCCGTGCGCTGGATGCCGGGTATGAACACGGGGCATCCAGACCTCTTTCGCGCGTTCCTCGCAAGGTTTCTCCAGCTTACGTCGCTGCGAGACGGTCGGATGGGCATCGTCCTGCCCGGTGAGGCGTTCAAGGTCCGCGGGGCACTCAGCGTGCGGGAACTACTGATCTCGCGCTCCAGTTCGCTGAGTATCCAACTCGCGACCAACCGAGCCGAGTGGCTCTTTGAGGGAGTTGATGGACGCAAGCTTGTTGCCTTCGTCAGCGCTAAGATGGGTCGCGAGCAGGGAGTGGACTCCTGGGTCAGCATCGCACCGGAGGTGCATTCTCGCCGAGTATTCGAGTCTACCGGTTCGTCCGAGGCGTCTTCGGTACGAGCGGAATGGCTAAGGCGATACTCAGACGGCTTGGTGGTGCCGATTCTACCGGCCAAGCGTTCCATCCAGACTCTCGAAAAGCTGATGAAGCACGAGAGACTGCGAGATCACGCGGACCTTCCAATCGTTCGTGTCTACGCGGACTTCGAGACCACGCGCGATAGCGACCGCTGGCACTCCGAGAAGCGCTATGGCGACTGGCCGGTGTTCAAGGGCGAGAGTTTCGATATTTGGACGCCGGATACCGGGCTGTACTACGGCTACACAGAAGGCAAGTCCATCCGTTTGGCTTCCTTCGAGCGAGTGCAGCGTGCGAACGCAAACTCCCCATACGCGTCGCTAAGCAGGGAGCGCCGCGGGGACGAGAAACGACTCGCTGTCCTCCGCCCACGCATCGCGTTTCGGGATGTCACAAACCGAACAAACTCGCGAACGCTGGTTGTCGCATTGATTCCGCCGAAAGTCGTAACCACGCAATCTGCGCCTTGGATTCTGTGGAAAACCGATGAGCCTCGACCGGCTGACGAAGCGCTTCTTCTTGGCTTTATGTCGAGTATCCCTACCGACTGGTGGATGAGACGGTTCGCCGAGGGGCATGTCGATCAGGAGGCGTTCGGAAGCATCCCGGTCCCGAGGACTGAAGCGAACAGAAGGGCGGCAGATACATCGCGTCGCGTAGCGGCACGGCTCGCCACGGTGGACGGACGCTACGAGGAGTGGGGCGCGCACTTCGGCATCGCACCAAGCGTCCCTTCACCGGATGAACGGCAGGACCTACTGGCCGAACTCGATGCAGCCGTGTCGATCATGTATGGCCTCGATGAAGGCGACGTTCGACACATCTTTGAGACCTTCCATGAGGGCTGGGATTTTGAGGAACGGTTGAACGCCGTGCTTGCACACTTCCGTCGCTTGCGACAAAAGGCGTAACCCAGCGCCCCGTCTCTAGCTGCCGTCAATGACGAATCCCGCCTCGCATCCACAGCCGGAGTTCATCGATAACCGTGCCGGCAACACGCTGGAACACGCTCTCGTCGCGCGCCTCGAGTGGCTTGCCGACAACCTCAAGACGCCGGCCGCCGTCTCGATCGCGACCGGGTACTTCAACCCCGAGGGCTTTGGCCGCGTCGCCGATGCGCTCGAGCGAATCGGCAATGTACGCCTCCTGCTTGGGGCCGAGCCCGTCACTCCACCCGCGCGAGCGGTGCGTCATCTTGGCGAACCACGCGGCGAGCGCTACGAATCCAAACGCCTCCGTGACGCCCTCGAACAGAACCAGGCTGGGCTTCTGCACGATCGAGATCTGCTTTCGTTTACACCGGCCACTCATCACGCCATCGAGCATCTGCTCGATTTCATCCGGTCGGGCAAGATGGAAGTTCGGCGATATGAGAAGCGTTTCTTGCATGGCAAGGCGTACATCTTCCAGGACGGCCAGGGCGCGGTTGCAGGCTCATCGAACTTCACGGCCGCCGGGCTGGTCTCGAACCTCGAACTGAACCTCGGCCAGTATCAACCGGCAGTCACGGGCAAGGTCGAGCAATGGTTCGAGGAGCTCTGGGCCGAGGCGGTGCCGTACGACCTAGCCGCCTTGTACGAGGCACGCTTCGCCGAGTACGACCCGTACCTGATCTACTTGCGGGTACTGTGGGAACGCTATCATGCAGAGCTCGACGAAGAGCGAAGCGGGGACGGGATTCTGCACCTGACCCGATTCCAGACCGACGGCCTTGAGCGGGCGCGCCGCATCCTCGCGCGGTACAACGGAGTGCTCATTGCCGATTCAGTCGGCTTAGGGAAGAGCTTCCTGGCCGGCGAGCTTCTGCGTCAGACGATCGAGCGTGAACGTAAGCGAGCACTCCTCATCGCCCCGGCCGCGCTGCGCGACGGCTCGTGGGCGCGATTCAAGCACCGCTTTCAGCTCGGTGTGGAGACGATTTCGTTCAACGAACTCGCGGATGACCGCTACCTCGGCGGCGAACGGCCGCAACTGCAGAGCCGACCCGAGGAGTACTCGCTGGTAGTGGTGGACGAAGCGCATGCGCTTCGAAATGCCGATACAAAGGGAGCTGCCGCACTGCGGCGGCTCCTGCAGGGGGACCCGCCCAAGCAGCTCGTGCTGATGACTGCCACGCCGGTCAACAACTCGCTGTGGGACCTGTACACATTGCTGGCCTACTTCACCGGCCACGACGCGGTATTCGCCGAACTCGGCGTCCCATCGCTTCGCCGTCGTTTTGAACAGGCGATGAAGGAAGACCCGTTCTCCCTCAAGCCTGACGTGCTGTTCGACATTCTTGACGCTACGACGGTTCGGCGCACCCGTCACTTCGTGCAGCGCTACTACCCGATGGACCGGGTGAAGATTGGCGACGAATTCCAAACGATTCAGTTCCCCAAGCCGCATGTGCGGTCGCTCGGTTACGACATGGAAGGGACTCTTCCGGGTTTCTTTGCCGAGTTTGCCGATTTGCTCGCGCCCGAGCATGGCGAGCCCGCGCTGACGATGGCCCGGTATGCTCCTTCGCGGTTCCGGCGCGATGCCAAGGCCGATGCGCGCGAACTGTCGCTGGTTGGACTCATACGGTCTGGGCTGCTCAAACGCTTCGAGTCATCCGCGCACGCGTTCGCCAACACGCTGGAGCGGATGATCGCGGCTCACGACCTGTTCCTCCGCGCACTCGACGCAGGGATCTTGCCGTCCTCCGAGCTACTTGGTGAGCTCACAGAGGTCGACAACGACGAATCTTGGGACGATCTGCTCGCCGAGGGCGAGCAGATTGATGCTCGCGAGTATGACCTTACGAAGTTGCGTGCGGCTGTCAGAAACGACCGCGCGATCCTGCTGCGCTTGATGACCCGCGCCCGGACTGTCGATCAGGGCAACGACCCGAAGCTGAAGCTGTTGGTCGAATCGTTGATAAAGATCGCCACGGAGTCCGAGCGAGATGGCGTTGGGGAGGCTGACGTTCGCAATCGGCGAAAGGTGCTGATCTTCAGCTACTTCGCCGACACGGTTGAGTGGATGGTGGAGTACCTGCAGGATGCGATCGCCAGGGACCGGCGGCTGGCAGCTTTCCGGGGCCGGCTGGCCGCGGTGAGAGGGATGGACAGTGTGATGGGTGTCGGACGACAGCACGCCATTTACGGCTTCGCCCCGATATCAGCAGACGCTCCTGCGGGGCTCGATGACGATCGCTTCGACATTCTCGTCTGCACTGACGTGCT of the Gemmatimonadaceae bacterium genome contains:
- a CDS encoding ATP-dependent RecD-like DNA helicase produces the protein MNAHEWWRVVQHPYQNSRSTQQTHGHLRQTQIRVSPFSSFAVPFNWMLRESQARIDEEIADTLPPDQEPPFYSPWVFGRERQEALCELFFSRLTPGSSLVSFYTKSGHPLGETIGRLVVGVGTITTIAPLQWYDSTGPFSYPLWDRQFGHSIRPTGHDGFLLPYHDYLTPTDDPAEDERRASLLREIAVVPDSSDIMSFSYAGALSTADVTLSTLVQCLEAVRKIRAHGVAPGPWQQREEWLNAQIARAWTDRGAFPGTGAALEAFGMRLGTSLFLELCAGGAVRSGDNPWPILDAILRGTQPPPQQAYAADLKAVRATWVQLSAERRSLLTLLSRINLSPRQATRWFNPIERQKSSRTSVDDAAILANPYRIVELDLGDEREQPVSMGVVDRGLMPDVTIAARHPVDEPSAVGSPSDWRRVRGALVTVLRRAAADGDALLSQPEALGRLGSLNLAHPCVVSSDWLAGNEGPLAEEIRVLSVIAGEPTDARLPCLQLDEIERREAKLSSLLSRRSEKGIPSPDEDWERLIVESITEGGGSVDAHSPRHRQALAEQAAALKTVTSRRLTALVGRAGTGKTTVLGALLKSKQLANSGILFLAPTGKARVRLTQKTNQTAMTVAQFLNQLGRYDGLRQRPLFVGASTYRKETTVVIDECSMLTLDDLYAVLSALDLGHVQRIILVGDPNQLPPIGVGRPFADLVAHLDSLREKNDANGQALARLTVELRTAAGAPSDSLRLASWYTRELQPVDADRVLSDLELGAALNDLSVVFWQSPGELRQRLDEQMVAQLGLVGPTDVKGFNAALGLTPEGWVPFADHDGAERFQILSPVRLHPYGVYDLNRLLQRRFRAEQLRVVQERGGLSLGDEQIVWGDKVILVRNGTQKGWDGAAKEPVSEYLANGEIGVAAPASGEARKKFLNVAFAGRPDVRFGFSARGFRDGAAPLELAYALTVHKSQGSEFGTVFVVLPKHCRLMSRELLYTALTRAKRHMVLFVEGTDASFLYDLTRPERSETARRNSNLFSAGVRRELDGVPYAEHLIHRTSRGEMVRSKSELVIANHLFRTGLNYAYERPLDGTQAPGRLRPDFSFVDDAGDIIIWEHLGMMQRDDYRRAWEWKKTWYEKNGWFEGTNLFTTSEVEGLDMVAVSDVTTRIQETLGV
- a CDS encoding helicase-related protein, whose amino-acid sequence is MTNPASHPQPEFIDNRAGNTLEHALVARLEWLADNLKTPAAVSIATGYFNPEGFGRVADALERIGNVRLLLGAEPVTPPARAVRHLGEPRGERYESKRLRDALEQNQAGLLHDRDLLSFTPATHHAIEHLLDFIRSGKMEVRRYEKRFLHGKAYIFQDGQGAVAGSSNFTAAGLVSNLELNLGQYQPAVTGKVEQWFEELWAEAVPYDLAALYEARFAEYDPYLIYLRVLWERYHAELDEERSGDGILHLTRFQTDGLERARRILARYNGVLIADSVGLGKSFLAGELLRQTIERERKRALLIAPAALRDGSWARFKHRFQLGVETISFNELADDRYLGGERPQLQSRPEEYSLVVVDEAHALRNADTKGAAALRRLLQGDPPKQLVLMTATPVNNSLWDLYTLLAYFTGHDAVFAELGVPSLRRRFEQAMKEDPFSLKPDVLFDILDATTVRRTRHFVQRYYPMDRVKIGDEFQTIQFPKPHVRSLGYDMEGTLPGFFAEFADLLAPEHGEPALTMARYAPSRFRRDAKADARELSLVGLIRSGLLKRFESSAHAFANTLERMIAAHDLFLRALDAGILPSSELLGELTEVDNDESWDDLLAEGEQIDAREYDLTKLRAAVRNDRAILLRLMTRARTVDQGNDPKLKLLVESLIKIATESERDGVGEADVRNRRKVLIFSYFADTVEWMVEYLQDAIARDRRLAAFRGRLAAVRGMDSVMGVGRQHAIYGFAPISADAPAGLDDDRFDILVCTDVLAEGLNLQQASRIINYDLPWNPMRLVQRHGRIDRIGSPHSDVWLTCVFPDAALDKMLRLEERIRMKLAQAAAAVGLDAEVIPGVTAVEQNFSDTIEEINKIRSDDASIFERGGEASNAHSGEEYRQELRKAIAEGLEPAIRALPGAAGSGIAMGKERGHFFCVRVDDKVLMRFVPLAADGEVVRDALGCLRRITCAPGTPRVMPEDLREAAYGAWERARADIVREWQWSTDPANLQPRVRPIWREAAAHVRANRPEEMSLEEGDRIVAALEAPRGIREERALRQVFDRESLSGEETTRHVAKFVREYGLQPWKAPEPLPPIDEADVRLVVWMAVESAA